TGCCAATCACGTCAATCAGCAAAAACCAAAAGGCGTGTCGCCGGGCGCAACTGCCGGCGAGCAGGCACGCGAGCGCGCGGCCATGTTCGGCCAGGGGGATGAGGTTGACTTGATTCAGGCTGTTATCGGGGTGCAGGGTCATCCACAGCAGCCAGGCCATGCTGGCTATTGCCAACAGCCACCAGCCCCATCGCGGGGGCAAATTTGGAGGCAAGTTCATTGTGCCGTAATTATAGCTTAAAGTATTCCGATTGAGTATTTTTTACTTGGTAAAACTCTCTGTTTGTGGTATATTTGGGCTGCGTTGGCTACTGTATTTATGCGCCGGAAAGTAACTCTCCATGACCAAAGAATCTAACCATCCAACCGTTGCCCTCATCAAACGCCTGTCCCGAGCCGTTGGCGTCACCGGCTATGCCGGGCCAAATGCCATCCACCCGGTGATTGCCGCCGAAATGGCCCCCCTGGTTGATCGGGTTGAGCAGGACCGGATAGGGAGCGTTGTGGGCCTTAAAACGGGTCGGCAAAATCCGCCCAACGGACAACCACGGCGCAAAATCATGTTGGCCGCTCACCTGGACGAAATTGGGGCCATGGTTACGCAAGTGGACCGGGGCTTTTTGCGCTTTACCCAGGTGGGCAGTCTGGACGACCGGGTGTTGATGGGCCAGGCCGTGCTGGTGCATGGCCGGCGCGATTTGCCGGGCGTCATCGGCGCGGTTCCGCCGCATTTGCTGCCCGCTAACCGGCCTGCTGATACCGTTGACCACGCCGATATGCACATTGACGTGGGCCTGCCGCCGGATCAAGTAAAAAAGTTGGCGCAGGTGGGCGATCTGGTTTCTTTTGTCAATCCCCCGGTTGAACTGTTGAACAGCCTTATCAGCGGCAAAGCCATGGACAACCGTTCCTCGGTGGCGGCCATGTTGCTTTGCCTGCGAGAACTGAATAAATTGCAGCACCAATGGGACGTGTACGCCGTGGCTACGGCCGACGAAGAGTGGGGGCGTTACGTGGGCGCGACCACCCAGGCTTACGCCATCCGGCCCGACGTGGCCCTGGTGATTGACGTTACCTTTGCCGATGTGGAAGAAAATGAGATAAAGTTGAACGAAGGGCCGGTGCTGGGCCTGGGGCCAAGCAACCATCCGGTGGTGCGGCAACGCCTGCTGGAAGTTTGCCGGGAGTTGGAATTGAAATATCAAACCGAAGTAATGACCACGGGCCTGGGCACCGACGCCTACGCTGTGGAGATCAGCCGCGAGGGCGTGCCCACCATGCTGGTGGCCGTGCCCAGCCGCTATATGCATTCCCCCGTTGAGGTGGTCCAGCCCAAAGACGTTGAGCGTATCGCCCGGCTGGCGGCTCATTTTATTGCCGGCCTCGACGAAGCCTTTGCGGAGAGTTTGGCTGCATTGTGACCGCCGGCAAAATGGGATAAAGTTGAATAATCGGTAACAAAATTAAAAAGGTGTATTTCAAATGAGTCGAAAAAAGCGCCGCAGGCCGGGGGGGTTGGGGGGTGTCCCCCCAACTTCTCCCCCCTTTCTGGCTCAAGTGAAACACACCCAAATTAAAAAACAGGAGAGAAAACCAGCATGAGCAACGTAAAAATTGGCGTTATTGGCGGTAGCGGCCTCTACCAGATGGAAGATATGACGGATATTGAAGAAGTGGCTATAACCACCCCTTTTGGCGACCCGTCGGACAATTTCATTATTGGCACGCTGAACAACCGGCGGGTGGCATTTTTGCCGCGTCACGGCCGGGGGCACGTCATCAGCCCCTCGGCGGTCAATAACCAGGCCAATATTTGGGCCTTCAAGAGTTTGGGCGTCAAATACCTGATCAGTTCCAATGCCTGCGGCAGCCTGCGCGCAGAGTTTGCCCCGCGCCACATTGTCATTCCCGACCAGATATTTGACCATACCCGCTCCCGCGATTTGACCTTCTACAAGCGAGACGTGGTGGTCCACCCCAGCGTAGCTGAACCGTTTGAACCGGGGTTATGCGAGCTGTTGTATGAGGCGGTCAACGAAACCGGGGCCACGGTGCATAACGGCGGCGTATTTATCATCATCGAAGGGCCGCGTTTTAGCACCAAGGGCGAAAGCAATATCTACCGGCAGTGGGGCTGCGACATTATTGGCATGACCACCGTGCCCGAAGCGTTTCTGGCCCGCGAGGCCGAAATTGCCTACGCCTCAATGGCCCACGTAACCGATTACG
This portion of the Anaerolineae bacterium genome encodes:
- the mtnP gene encoding S-methyl-5'-thioadenosine phosphorylase; its protein translation is MSNVKIGVIGGSGLYQMEDMTDIEEVAITTPFGDPSDNFIIGTLNNRRVAFLPRHGRGHVISPSAVNNQANIWAFKSLGVKYLISSNACGSLRAEFAPRHIVIPDQIFDHTRSRDLTFYKRDVVVHPSVAEPFEPGLCELLYEAVNETGATVHNGGVFIIIEGPRFSTKGESNIYRQWGCDIIGMTTVPEAFLAREAEIAYASMAHVTDYDVWHETEEAVTVDAIIANLLANVEVAKQAIRNVVAKLAHEPDYPSHHALETAIISQRKRAAVPDDTWQKLELFIGKYYS
- a CDS encoding M20/M25/M40 family metallo-hydrolase — encoded protein: MTKESNHPTVALIKRLSRAVGVTGYAGPNAIHPVIAAEMAPLVDRVEQDRIGSVVGLKTGRQNPPNGQPRRKIMLAAHLDEIGAMVTQVDRGFLRFTQVGSLDDRVLMGQAVLVHGRRDLPGVIGAVPPHLLPANRPADTVDHADMHIDVGLPPDQVKKLAQVGDLVSFVNPPVELLNSLISGKAMDNRSSVAAMLLCLRELNKLQHQWDVYAVATADEEWGRYVGATTQAYAIRPDVALVIDVTFADVEENEIKLNEGPVLGLGPSNHPVVRQRLLEVCRELELKYQTEVMTTGLGTDAYAVEISREGVPTMLVAVPSRYMHSPVEVVQPKDVERIARLAAHFIAGLDEAFAESLAAL